In Desulfovibrio sp., the sequence TGGCAATGTAATTGAAAAAATCTGCCTCAAGATCGCCAAGTTCAATGCCTAATGTTTGCCGCGACAACGCAAAAAATTTTACACACGGCGGCGTGCAGGGGCAATGGGCTGTTGACCTGACCGCAAGCCTCTGTAGGATGGCGCAAGCCAGCAAAGGCAGAACTTGTCAGCAATCAGGAGTAAACATGTCCTGTATACAGACACGCGGCCTGGCCTACGGCCAGATACGCTATAACGATCTGAGCATAGAAGGCGGCAAGGCCACCTTTATCAGCGGCCCCAGCGGTAGCGGCAAAAGCACGCTGCTGCGGCTGTTCAACAAGACCATCGCGCCCACCCAGGGCTCGGTGCTGTACCACGGCCAGAATATGGACGAGATCGACAGCATCGCCCTGCGGCGAGAGGTTTTGCTGGCCGGGCAGTCTGTATTTCTCTTTGATCGCACTGTGGGCGAAAATTTTGACGCCTATTGCGAGGCCCGTGAAAGCGCACCCCTCTCGGCCGAAGACAAACAGAATTTTCTGCGCCTGTGCTGCGCCAATTTTCCGCTCGACGCGCCCTGTGTGCACCTTTCTGGCGGCGAGCGCCAGAGGGTGTTTCTTGCCATCTGTCTGTCATTTTTGCCCAAGGTGCTCATGCTCGACGAGCCCACCTCGGCCCTTGATCAGGAAACCGCCGAGCGGTTCATGCAGCAGGTACTGACCTTTTGCCGTCAGCGCGGCATGACCGTGGTGGCCGTAAGCCATGATCCGGCTCTCACTGAGCGGCACGCAGAAAATGTCATCAGCCTGAAGGCAGAGGTGGAATAGCCATGAACGGAGTAGCCCAGATTCAGTTAGGTTCGTTTTTGCTCGTCTATGTGCTTCTGCTGGTGGTGCTCGGCATCATGAAAAAATGCCGCATCAACCAGACCAAACTGCTGGTGCTGGCCAGCGCACGCATGACCCTGCAGCTCATTGCCGCAGGCTATGCGCTGACCTTTCTGTTTGAGCATCCGCATCCGCTGCTCACCATGGGCTATCTGACCATACTGGTGTTTTTTACCATCTATCTGGTGCTCTCGCGCAACAAAAGGCTCAACCCTCGGTTTCGGGTAATCGTGTCTGTTGCCATTGCCTGTTGCGGCCTGGGCATCATTGTATTTTTCGTTACCTGTATTGTGGGGCAAAGCCTGTTTGACCCGCAATACCTCATACCTATCAGCGGCATGCTCATGGGCAACGCGCTTACCGGCGTCTCGCTGGGGCTCAAGTCGTTCTGGAACGGGCTTGAAGGCCAGCGGGCGCGCGTAGAAGCACTGCTGAACATCGGCGCTACGCCGGAGAAAGTGCTCTTTCCCTTTGTGTGCCAGGCGCTGGAAACAGCCCTTGTGCCCACCCTCAACTCCATGCTGGGTATGGGCATAGTGGTTCTGCCCGGCATGATGACAGGTCAGATACTTTCCGGCACGGCCCCCACCACGGCCATTCTGTACCAGATCACCATCATGGTGGCCATTTGCGCCTGCGTGTGCCTGTGCTGCTTCTGTTCGCTGTATTTCGGCTACAGAACGCTGTGGAACACCCAGAAGCAGCTGACGTTCTAGCGCAAGGGCGGCTAGCTCAAAACGCTGCGCAGGGCAGCCTCCAGATCTGGCTGGCGAAAAGCGTAGCCAGCGGCCTGCAGGCGCAGAGGTTTGGGATTTTGCCCTGACAGCAGCAGTTCTTCAGCCATCTGCCCCAGCATAAGGCGCAGCACAGTGGCCGGTACTGGCAGCCACGAGGGGCTGCCGCACACCTTGCCGAGGGTGCGGGTAAATTCGCTCATGCTGGGGGTGCGCGGCGCGCAGATGTTGAATGCGCCCGCAAGATCTATGCGTTGCAGCAGCATGGATGCGACCCTGGCAATGTCCTCAAGGTGGGTCCAGCAAAATGGCTGGCGGCCCGAGCCCAGCGGCCCACCCACACGCATGCGGAAAGGCGGCAACATGCGTTCGATAAACCCGCCGGGCGTGCCATCGGCCTTTTTGCCCAGCACGGGTGCAAATCGCAGCACGCAGCGGCGCACGCCCAGAGCTTCAGCAGGTACGGTGCTTTGTTCCCACTGGCGGCAGGTATCTGCCAGAAAGCCCTTGCCCGAGGGGGCCTCCTCGTCGCAGGGGGGCGCGTTTTCCTGCCACAGGCCGTAGTAGCCGCTGGCAGAAGCCTGCAAAAGAGTGGCTGGCAGGGTTTGTGACTGTTCCCTGCGCATGCGCAGGGCAACACACAGCGCTCGTCCGGTTTCAACGCGGCTGTTGACGATGGCCTGCTTGCGTTCGTCCGTCCAGCGGCCCCCGCCGATATTTTCGCCCTGCAGGTTTATGATGGCATCTATGCCGTCCAGCATGCCTGCCAGCGCAGCGCCGTCCCAACCATTCCACACCACGCGTCTGGGGCCGTTGCCCCCCTTGCCCGCACTGCGTGAAACCACGCTTACCTCATGGCCCTCGCGCATCAGCGCAGCGGCAACATACCGCCCCACAAAGCCAGTGCCGCCCAGAATGAGAACATGCATGCGAAGCCCCCTCTGTTGTGCGAAACCGAAGTGAGAAACCGAGCGTACCCAATGGTAAAATTTGTGTGTGTCTCAGCCTACACCTGTTGCCGTGCAGTAGGCAATTTTTCTCTTGCTTTGACCCCGTGTGCTGCTTGTGTGGCAAAGACCTGCTGGGCAATGCGTATGAATTCCCTGGTGGCGGGCGACATGCGGCCTGTATCAGGCACGGCCAGGGCAACCTTGCGCACCGCGGCGGGGCGCAGGGGCTTTTTGACGTAAGAGTGTGTGGTCTCCGGCGGCAGGGCCGATTCTGCCACAATGCTTACGGCGTCACCCCGTGCCACGGCGGCGATGGTGCTCACAAGCTGCAACGAACGGCATTGGATATCGGGCTGTAAACCCGCCGCATGGAACAGGCGTTCGATGATGTCCTCTGACCCGGCCCTTGTCATGGCAAAGGGGCTGGCGCAAAGGTCTGCAAGCGTTACAGAGCGCTTGCCTGACAGCGGGTGCGCCGTGGGCAGCAGAGCTACCAGCTGATCCTGCATGAGAGAAAAGGTGTCAAAGCGCTCGTTGGGCAGGGTCACAAAGCCCACATCCACGCGGTAATCCGCCAGCCATTGAGTCACCTCGCCGTCGGGGCCTTCATCCACATGAATTTCAATGCCGGGAAAGGCCGCGCGGTATTTTTCAAGCACCGGGGGCAGCAGGCGCAGCGAAGCCGTAGGCCCAAAGGATCCGATGCGCAGCGTGCCGCGTTTCATGCCGCGTGCGGCAGAGGCCTCTTGCCGCATGGATTCAGCCAGCCCCAGCATGGCCTGTGCCTGACGCAGCAGGCGTGCGCCCACATCGGTAAGCTCCGGGTTTTTGCCGCGGCGCAGCAGGCTGACGCCAAATTCCTGCTCCAGAGCCTCAATGGCGTGTGATACACCAGACTGCGAGATGCCCAGTCGCAGGGCCGCCGCCGTAAAACCCCGGCAATCCGCTACGGCAGAAAATATTTCAAGCTGGGTGAGGGTCATTGTGGTGTTACCATGAGTTTTTACTCATTTCACTATGAATAAACATGGGCGTAAGTGTATGACAGTACGCCCGCAGGGGCAATGGCGTGGCTTTTACCATTTAAGAGCCGCCGCATACATCACGAATCAAGGCAGCAGAATAATGGCAATGATTGCAGCTACAAGAGACGCTTCTGTTTATGTGCGGCTGGCTTTGGTGGCAGTGGCCTGGGGTGGAACATTTATCGCGGGCAGAAGTCTTGCCGGGGTAGCGCCCATGTTCTCGGCCTGCCTGCGATTTGTGCTGGCCTCGGCGGCCCTGAGCCTGTTTTTGCTGCTTTCGGGCAAGGGGTTCAGGCGGGTAAACCTCCGTCAGACGCTGGTGGTAACCCTGCTGGGTTTTTGCGGCATTTTTTCGTACAGCTTTTTCTTTTTCAGCGGGTTACAGTACATCAGCGCCTCGCGGGCGGCCCTGATTGTGGCCCTTAACCCCGCAGTCATGACCCTCATCGCCTATCTGTTTTACAGGGAGCGTGTAACCACGCTCAAGGTGCTGGGTATTGTGCTGTGTTTTTGCGGTGTGGCTCTGGTTGTGGGCGGGGGCGACCCGCAGGGTGCGGCAGGAGGGCGCGGCTGGCCGGGCGAGGCGCTCATTGGCGGCTGCGTGCTGAGCTGGAGCGCCTACAGTGTATTTTGCAAAAATGTGGTGCGTCAGTTGGGGCCTCTGCACACTGTTACCTATTCCATTTACGCCGGTACGGTCATGCTGGTGCTCTACGCAGCTGCCACAGGTGAGCTGCACATGGGCGCGGTATGGCGCTTTAGCCTGACCGAGATCGCAAGCCTGTTCTACCTTGGGGTGATCGGCTCTGCCGTAGCCTATATCTGGTATTACGACGGCATACAGCAGATCGGCGTGGCCCGGGCCAGTGTGTTTATTGCCCTCAATCCATTGTCGGCAGTGCTTTTTGGCGCGGCTCTGCTGGGTGAGCAGATGACCCTTGCCACCCTGTTGGGCGGGGTGCTGATAATCAGCGGCATCGTGGCTGAAAACCGGCAAAGCGGTGGAACTGCCCAGCAGAAAAGGCAGCCACCGGTTCAGTCAAAAGGCTGAGCAGCGCCAGACTGACAGGCGCAGCCTGCGGCATCAAGTATGCCGGCATCTTTTTCAAAATCTAGTTGCTCCCGACCCCAGGCGTACAGTTCTCCCAGGGCCGGGAGCAACTTTTTGCCGCGCTCGGTGAGGGAGTATTCCACCCGTGGGGGGACTTCGTTGTACTGTTTGCGGATAACCAGTCCGAAATCTTCCAGCTCGCGCAGGCACTTGGTCAGCATCATGTTGGTGACACCCCGCACACTGCGTTTGAGTTCGTTGTAGCGCACTGTTTCCTGATCAGCCAGATGCCACAGGATAGGCAGTTTCCACTTGCCGCCGATGCGCCTGAAAACATGCAGGATGGGGCATTGGGTCTTGTCGTCGTACAGGCCGCCGGTGGATGGTGCGGAAGATTTTGACATTGGTTGCTCACAAAAAGTAGGGAAGAAAAATATGCGTACTTGCGAAAATATTCTTAGAGCAGGTATACACCATGGTCAAGCGGTACCTGACAACACATCAGTCTTACCAAGGAGAAAATTATGAAAATTTACGCAATAAATGGTGGCCCGAGGAAAAAGCACAATACAGCCCAGCTGTTGCAGGCTGCGCTGGAAGGAGCCGCAGCCGCGCCCTGTGCCGAACCTGTCGAAACCGAAATGATCCACCTGTACGACCTGAACTACAACGGCTGTGTGAGCTGTTTTTCCTGCAAGCGGAAAGGCGGCAAGAGCTACGGCCACTGCGCGGTCAAGGATGACCTGACCCCTGTGCTGGAAAAACTTGCGCAGGCCGATGGTGTCATTTTTGGCAGCCCCATCTACTTTGGCAATATTACCGGCAAGCTGCGCAGCTTTTTTGAACGCCTGATGTTTGCCTACTTTGTGTACGACGAGAATTACAGCTCCCTGGCTCCCAAGCGCATGCCCACGGCCTTTGTTTACACCATGAATGTGGACAGCACCCTGATGGAGCAGTACGGCTACCGCCAGAACCTGCAGGGCATGGAAATGTTTGCGGGCCGCCTGTTTGGGGAGCCGCAGGTGCTGCACGCCTGCAATACCTACCAGTTTGACGACTACAGCAAATATGAGTGCGAGCGTTTTTCGGAATCGGAAAAAGCCGCCCATCGGGCAGTCCAGTTCCCCAAGGATCTGGAAGAGGCCCGCAAGATTGGTGCGGCCATGGTTACTGCGGGCAAATAACGCAGGGGCGCAATTCCTCAGGCTGCGTTTTTTCAACGTAAAAAGCCCCCGCTTTGCAACGGGGGCTTTTCTGCATCTTGTCTTGGGGAGCAAGCCCTTTGCGGGCTATGCGCCCAGATAGGCGGCCTTGATTTCTGGCGTATCGGCCAGCTCTGCGGCGGTGCCTTCAGCCACGATGGCTCCGGTATCGAGCACGTAGCCACGGTCGGCTACCTGAAGGGCCAGACGGGCATTCTGTTCCACCACAACCACGGTCAGGCCCTCGCTGTTGAGCTGCTTGAGCGTGCGGAACATGTCGTACATGAGCAGGGGTGAAAGACCCATGGAGGGTTCGTCCAATAGCAGCACCGAGCAATTGGTCATGAGCGCGCGTCCCACGGCCAGCATCTGCTGTTCGCCGCCAGAGAGCGTGTCGCTGCGCTGGTGCATGCGTTCCTTGAGGCGCGGAAAAAGCTCAAAAACCTTGTCCACGTCTTTCTGGATATTGTTGTCCTTGCGCGTCCAGGTGGCCAGCTTGAGATTTTCGCTCACCGTAAGGTTGCCGAAAATGTGGCGGCCCTCGGGCACAAGGTCCATCTTGAGGCGGGCCACCACGTGATGGGGCTCGGTTTTCAGGATGGATTCGCCGTTAAAGCGGATGTCGCCACTGATGACAGTGGGCGATTCCGGCGGGGTCAGGCGCATGACGGCCTTGAGCGTGGTAGACTTGCCCGCGCCGTTAGCCCCGATAAGGGTAACAATTTCGCCCTTGTTCACGTGAAACGAAATGCCGTGAAGGGCTTCAATCTTGCCATAGCCGGCGTAGAGATTTTCAACTTCCAGTAGCATCACACGTTCTCGTCGCCCAAGTAGGCCTTGATGACATCGGGGTTGGACTGAATTTCCTGCGGCGTACCCTTGGCAATGGTCTTGCCGAACTCAACAACGGTAATGTGCTGGCACAGCGACATGACCACCTTCATCTGGTGCTCGATCATCCAGATGGCGATCTTGAATTCGTCAAAGATCCAGCGGATGTGCTTGATGAGTCCGTCCACGTCTGAAGAGTTCAGACCAGCGGCGGGTTCGTCGAGCAGCAGCAGCTTGGGGTCGGTGGAAAGGGCACGGGCCAGTTCCACGCGGCGCTGCAGACCGTAGGGCAGGTTTTTGGGAAACTCGTTGGCCACATCTGCCAGTTCCATGATTTCGAGAATCTTTAAGGCCTTCTGGCGCACACGCTTTTCTTCGCGGCTATAGCGCCCGTTGTTGAGCCATGCGTCCAGCAGCCCGTAGCCCAGCCGGTGGTATTGCGACACGCAGATGTTGTCGAGCACCGTCATGTCGTTCCACAGGCGGATGTTCTGAAAGGTGCGTGCCATGCCCATGGCCGTAACCTGATGCGGCTCAAGGCGCGTATCATATGCCTGGCCGTTAAAGATGATCTGCCCCTCGGTGGCGTGGTAAAAGCCCGAAGCCAGATTGAATACCGTAGTCTTGCCAGCGCCGTTGGGGCCAATGAGGCCCACAAGGGTGTGGTCTTCAACGGCGATGGAAAAATCCGTTAGCGCAATCAGCCCGCCGAAGCGTTGCGTGACTTCTTTCATTTCAAGCAGTGCCAAGGTCAGCCCCCACTCGTTCTGGTTGTCTCTGTATCATTGGCGCTTTCAGGGCATGTCGCCCTGGGGCCAGCCGCGCTGGAGCAATCGGTTCAAAAGCCCGGCAAGGTCTGCCTGCAAACCCTTGCCACAGAGCATGCGATTGTTGCTCTAGTCTTGCTTGCCGAAGCTGACCAGCCGTTTCAGTTTGGGGAACACGTCGGTCAGTTCCCGGTTGCCCAGCAGGCCTTCAGGCCTGAACTGCATGAGCAGGATAAGAATCAGCGGGATGATAACCCACTTCCATTCCTGGCTGATATTGAACGAATCGGGCACAAAGGGCAGCATGTGCGCCACATCGCTCATGGCCGGAAGGGCAAAACGCAAAAGTTCGATAAGCAGGGTAAAGAGCACGGCCGCCAGCACAGAGCCAGAGAGCGAGCCCATGCCGCCCAGATACACCATGACCATGGCCTCGGTAGATTTCATGATGCCGAAGCTGTTGGCGTAGATGGAGCTGAACATGTGGGCGTACAGCGCGCCCGCCACACCGGCAATACCCGCCGAAACCATAAAGGCCACAAGCTTAACCCGCTTGGTGTTGACGCTCATGATTTCTGCGGCAACCTCATTCTGGCATACGGCGGGAATACCCTTGCCCAGAGTGCTGTTGACCAGGCGGTGCAGCATCATGGTTGTGATCATCACACCCAGCAGCATCCAGATCATCATCCAGGGTATTTCGGCCACGCTTTCCATGGCGCGCACAACGCTGCGCATGCCCGTGAGGCCGCGCGGGCCACCCACAAAGTCAATGTTGATGATGAGCGAAATGATGATGTAGTTGGCCGCGATGGTGATGATGGCCAGATAGTCGTCGCGCGTTTTGAACGAGGGCAGGGCCACCAGCAAGCCAAAAAGCGAGGCCACGCCACCCGCTGCTGCAAGCACAAAAGGAAAGAGCAGGGGGGCCAGCTCGGGCGGCAGCAGAGGGGCACCCATCATCTTGTTTTTGGTAAACAGAATGATGGAAATAAGCCCGCCCACATAGGCGCCCACGCACATGAAGCCCGCATGACCACATGAAAATTCGCCCATGTAGCCGTTCACAAGGTTCAGGCTTGTGGCGAATATGATGTTGAGGCCCATGAACTTGATGACCGAGAGCCAGTAGCCGTCAATCCACGAAAAGTATTCGGCAAAAACAAGCACCAGACCGCCCAGCAGAAAGAGGAGACAGTCGAGCTTTTTCTGCTGGATAACACGTTTGATGGCATAGCCGAAGCAGAGCACGCCCAGTATGGCAAGAACCGTTTGAACAAAAAGAGGCAGCATCTGACACTCCGGCTAGATTTTGGTCGTTTGCGGCATGCCGAAAATGCCCGTGGGCCGCACCCACAGGATGAGCAGCAAAATTGTAAAGGAGAACAGGTCCATATAGGTGGATGGCAAAAAGGCCACCACCATAATCTCTACAAAGGCCAGCAAAAAGCCGCCCACAAATGCGCCGCGTATGTCGCCAATGCCGCCCACAACAGCGGCGATAAAGGCCTTCCAGCCGATCATGGCGCCCATGTATGGCTCAAGGTTGGGGTAGCACATGGCAAACAGCATGCCACCAAGCCCGGCGATGCCGGAGCCCAGCACAAACGTGACCACAATGACGCTGTCGAGCGGAATGCCCATGAGTGGCAGGGCAAAGCGGTCCCACGATACGGCCCGCATGGCCATGCCCACTTTGGTGCGTGTGACAATGGTCTGCAAAAACAGAAAGACCAGCACAGCCGCTATGATAACCCATACCTTGAGGTTGGTTATCACCAGCGGGCCAATGGAATATACCGTTTTGTCGATTAGTTCAGGAAGCTTACGCTTTGTTGCGCCCAGCAGTGCGAGGTTGCCGTTTTCAAGGATAAGGCCGCACATAAGGGCTGTAATAACCACATACAGCCTGTGTGCGCCCTTGCGGCGCAGGGGGCGGTAGGCGATGCGTTCAAGCGTAACGCCCACAAGTGCTGTAAGGCCCATGGTGAGCACAATGGTCAGCCACAGGGTCATTGGCTGCGAAAGGCCAAGCCCGTCGGACGAAATCAGGTATGTGGCAACAAAGAACGAAATGTAGGCCCCAACCATAAAAATATCGCCGTGGGCGAAGTTGATGAGGCGCAGCACCCCGTAAACCAGGGTGTAGCCCAGGGCAATCAGGGCGTAAAAGCTGCCCCATTGCAAGGCGTTGAGGGTCTGTTGCAGCAAAAAGTCCATAGGGCTACCCAAAAGCTGGCGGTTACAGTGTGCGTAGTCTGTACTAGTTGGCTTGCTTTCCACCAATCAGGTGGAAAATGTGTAAATAATCTGCCGGTCGCGAGCCTGCATGGTTCGAGCGTTACCGGATATGACAAAAAAATTCAGCGTATTACGCGTCATTGAGCTGCTTGCCCTGTGGAAAGGACAATATGAGTAGGTCAGCACCATTTGTGCTTATATTACAAAAATGTGTAAAAAACCATTCTTATTTGTCAGGGTGTGCCATATCTGGCGTGCGGTGTGCTCAATGCCACACCGGGGCAGCTGATCGTCCAAGCCGGAGTCTATGCCGCCGCGCGGCCCCTGTGGGGTAGGCCGCGCGGCAGTGCCAATAACTCTATTTGGGGCAGACAGATTCCACGAAGGCGAATGCGCCAGTTTCCGTCACGCGCACGATAACAGCACACTTGATGGGGTCGCGGTTTTCGTCAAACTTCATGCTACCCGTGATGCCGTCAAATTTTTCCATGCCAGCCATGTTGTCGCGGATGATCTTGCGTTCCTTCTTGAGGTCGGGGTCGATCTTGCCGTTCTTCTGGATGGCCTGAAGCACGATGTTGATGGAGTCCCAGGTCAGAGCGGCAACGTCGTCCGGCACATAGCCATACTTGGCCTTGTACTTGTCGATGAATTCCTTGGTCTTGCCGGTGGCGCCTTCAGCGGTGTAGTGGGTGGAGAAGTACTGGTTGACGCAGTCCTTGCCACAAAGGTTGAAGAGTTCGGCAGAACCCCAGGCGTCAGAACCCATGAAGGGGCCCTTGTAGCCGAGGTCACGGGCCTGAGGCACGATAAGGGCCGCAAAGCTGTAGTTTTCAGGCACAAAGATAAAGTCGGGCTTGGCGGCGATGATCTTGGTCAGCTGGGCCGAGAAGTCCTGGTCTTTGGGACCGTGCGATTCCATGGCCACCACAGAGCCCTTGCCGTGGGTCTTTTCAAAGGCTTCCTTGAAGTTGTCGGCAAGACCCTTGGAGTAGTCGTTGGAGACTTCAAACAGCACGGCGGCCTTTTTGGCGCCAAACTTCTTGGTGGTAAAGTCAACGGCCACAGGAGCCTGGAAGGGGTCAAGGAAGGCGCCGCGGAACACCCAGGGGCGGTCCTTGGTGGCGTCGGGGTTGGTGGACCAGGGGGTGATCATGGGAACCTGTTCGTCATTGGCAACAGCGCCTGCGGGCACGGCCTGACGGGAAGACTGCGGGCCTACAATGGCCATGACCTTGTCACGCTCAATAAGCTTCAGGGTGACGTTAACGGCAGATTCGGGTTTGGATTCATTGTCTTCATAAATAAATTCAAGTGGGTACATCTTGTCACCCACTTTCAGCCCGCCCTTGGCGTTGATCTCTTCCTTCAGCATTTCAGCCGCGTACTTGGAACCTTCACCCACCTTGGGAATTTCACCGGTAAGGGGGATGGGGAACCCGATTTTGATTGGAGCTTCTGCGGCCATGGCCGCCTGCCCCACGAAGAGAGACAGGGCACAGACTGACGCTACTTTCAGCAAATTCATGAAGGCCTCCCGAGTTTTATGTGCAGTTACAGGGGTGTACCAAATTACGGTAAGCCAGGATAAAGCAAAAAGCATCCCTTTTTGCTAACCATCTGGAAAAACAAATTATTAATTAAATCAGAGTCTGGAGAAATTACGTTTCGGTAACTTTTGTCAGTGTAAACCATACAACTTAGTGAAAATACAAACCGATTATTAGAGCATGAACCTTGTCTCATATGTGGTATCGTAAGTCAAATATGATACCATTATGGGTTTGTAGTGGGTGGAATAGCAGCTAATGCACATTTAATAGTTTGATTTTTAAGACTTTTATCGTTTGCGTGTAGGTGTGATCTTTCGGGCGGTAATCGCCCGGATGGTGTATTGCGACGCGCCAGTTCAACTCTTGAGGCGGGTGATGAAATTTAACTATGTGATTCTACAGATAAAAAATATGTTTTCAGCAAAAATACGTTTTGGTGGTTTTGCAGGCCTGCTTGCTGGGGGCGGAGATCCAAAGGTGTATAAAAAACAAAAAAACCAGCATGGTAACAGTGTTTTTTGTGTTTCTACGAAATGGTAGTCTTTGTCTTGAGTGGAACAGATGGCCGGTTCTGAAAAATATGGAGCCTGCGCAGGAGTTCAAATCAGATTCGCCAGACAAGCCGTGCGCAAAAAAACATGCGGTATATAAGCACGATTCTGTGACAAGCGCCACACAAAAACGTGTTCCCGCTTCGGCCATTTGCGCCCAGCAGCCACTTGCTGGCCAGTGTTGTCAGCCGGTTATGGAGGTGCTGCGCCCGAGGCGAACTTAATAGCCCGAAGCCAGACCATCACTGCGGGGGTCTGTGGCTCCAAAGAGTATGCCCATTTCATGGTCGCACAAAATGGCACCCGCGTGACCCATCAGATCACTGAAACTGCCCAGTACCTCCACGTCGTGCCCTCGTTGCCGCAGGTTATCGGCAACCTGCGGGGCAAAACGCCCCTCGATGCGCAGGTTGTTGACTGGCAGGCCCCAGCTGCGGCCATACAGCCAGCGCGGTGCAGCCACTGCATCGTGTGGGCTCAGGCCAAAATCAACCATGCGCGTCACAAGGGCAGCCTGGGTTTGCGGCTGGCCTTCACCCCCCATTGTTCCATACACAAGCCAGGGCTTGCCGTCTTTGCGCAGCATGGGTGGGTTGAGGGTATGCATGGTTCGTTTGCGGGGTTCAAGCGTATTCACATGGCCCGGGTCGAGCGAAAAAAAACTGCCCCTGTTTTGCAGCAAAACTCCTGTGTCGCCAGCAACAATGCCTGCACCAAAATCGTGAAAGATGCTCTGGATGGCGGAAACAGCGTTGCCCTGCGCATCTACAACACCGAACCAGCAGGTGTCTCCCTTGGGTTCCAGCGGGTTGCCGGGGACATGGGCGCGGTCCATGCGGATGCGCTGCGCCAGCTCGCGGCCGTGTTCGGGCGAGAGCATGTGTTCCAGTGGAATCTTGGCAAAATCAGGGTCGGTAACATAGGCATCGCGTTCGGCAAAGGCCAGTCTTGTGGCCTCTACCACTGCGTGGATGTGGTCTGCGCTGCCTTCGCCAAGACTTGCCACGTCCATGTGCGCAAGAATGTTGAGAATGGAAAGCGAGGCCACACCCTGGGTGTTGGGGGGCAGGTTGCAGGCCTCAAGGTCGCGGTAGCGCACGCGCAATGGTG encodes:
- a CDS encoding ABC transporter ATP-binding protein, producing MALLEMKEVTQRFGGLIALTDFSIAVEDHTLVGLIGPNGAGKTTVFNLASGFYHATEGQIIFNGQAYDTRLEPHQVTAMGMARTFQNIRLWNDMTVLDNICVSQYHRLGYGLLDAWLNNGRYSREEKRVRQKALKILEIMELADVANEFPKNLPYGLQRRVELARALSTDPKLLLLDEPAAGLNSSDVDGLIKHIRWIFDEFKIAIWMIEHQMKVVMSLCQHITVVEFGKTIAKGTPQEIQSNPDVIKAYLGDENV
- a CDS encoding ABC transporter ATP-binding protein, yielding MSCIQTRGLAYGQIRYNDLSIEGGKATFISGPSGSGKSTLLRLFNKTIAPTQGSVLYHGQNMDEIDSIALRREVLLAGQSVFLFDRTVGENFDAYCEARESAPLSAEDKQNFLRLCCANFPLDAPCVHLSGGERQRVFLAICLSFLPKVLMLDEPTSALDQETAERFMQQVLTFCRQRGMTVVAVSHDPALTERHAENVISLKAEVE
- a CDS encoding TIGR01777 family oxidoreductase, which produces MHVLILGGTGFVGRYVAAALMREGHEVSVVSRSAGKGGNGPRRVVWNGWDGAALAGMLDGIDAIINLQGENIGGGRWTDERKQAIVNSRVETGRALCVALRMRREQSQTLPATLLQASASGYYGLWQENAPPCDEEAPSGKGFLADTCRQWEQSTVPAEALGVRRCVLRFAPVLGKKADGTPGGFIERMLPPFRMRVGGPLGSGRQPFCWTHLEDIARVASMLLQRIDLAGAFNICAPRTPSMSEFTRTLGKVCGSPSWLPVPATVLRLMLGQMAEELLLSGQNPKPLRLQAAGYAFRQPDLEAALRSVLS
- a CDS encoding LysR family transcriptional regulator, with protein sequence MTLTQLEIFSAVADCRGFTAAALRLGISQSGVSHAIEALEQEFGVSLLRRGKNPELTDVGARLLRQAQAMLGLAESMRQEASAARGMKRGTLRIGSFGPTASLRLLPPVLEKYRAAFPGIEIHVDEGPDGEVTQWLADYRVDVGFVTLPNERFDTFSLMQDQLVALLPTAHPLSGKRSVTLADLCASPFAMTRAGSEDIIERLFHAAGLQPDIQCRSLQLVSTIAAVARGDAVSIVAESALPPETTHSYVKKPLRPAAVRKVALAVPDTGRMSPATREFIRIAQQVFATQAAHGVKAREKLPTARQQV
- a CDS encoding NAD(P)H-dependent oxidoreductase → MKIYAINGGPRKKHNTAQLLQAALEGAAAAPCAEPVETEMIHLYDLNYNGCVSCFSCKRKGGKSYGHCAVKDDLTPVLEKLAQADGVIFGSPIYFGNITGKLRSFFERLMFAYFVYDENYSSLAPKRMPTAFVYTMNVDSTLMEQYGYRQNLQGMEMFAGRLFGEPQVLHACNTYQFDDYSKYECERFSESEKAAHRAVQFPKDLEEARKIGAAMVTAGK
- a CDS encoding ABC transporter permease is translated as MNGVAQIQLGSFLLVYVLLLVVLGIMKKCRINQTKLLVLASARMTLQLIAAGYALTFLFEHPHPLLTMGYLTILVFFTIYLVLSRNKRLNPRFRVIVSVAIACCGLGIIVFFVTCIVGQSLFDPQYLIPISGMLMGNALTGVSLGLKSFWNGLEGQRARVEALLNIGATPEKVLFPFVCQALETALVPTLNSMLGMGIVVLPGMMTGQILSGTAPTTAILYQITIMVAICACVCLCCFCSLYFGYRTLWNTQKQLTF
- a CDS encoding DMT family transporter; its protein translation is MIAATRDASVYVRLALVAVAWGGTFIAGRSLAGVAPMFSACLRFVLASAALSLFLLLSGKGFRRVNLRQTLVVTLLGFCGIFSYSFFFFSGLQYISASRAALIVALNPAVMTLIAYLFYRERVTTLKVLGIVLCFCGVALVVGGGDPQGAAGGRGWPGEALIGGCVLSWSAYSVFCKNVVRQLGPLHTVTYSIYAGTVMLVLYAAATGELHMGAVWRFSLTEIASLFYLGVIGSAVAYIWYYDGIQQIGVARASVFIALNPLSAVLFGAALLGEQMTLATLLGGVLIISGIVAENRQSGGTAQQKRQPPVQSKG
- a CDS encoding branched-chain amino acid ABC transporter permease, which translates into the protein MQQKKLDCLLFLLGGLVLVFAEYFSWIDGYWLSVIKFMGLNIIFATSLNLVNGYMGEFSCGHAGFMCVGAYVGGLISIILFTKNKMMGAPLLPPELAPLLFPFVLAAAGGVASLFGLLVALPSFKTRDDYLAIITIAANYIIISLIINIDFVGGPRGLTGMRSVVRAMESVAEIPWMMIWMLLGVMITTMMLHRLVNSTLGKGIPAVCQNEVAAEIMSVNTKRVKLVAFMVSAGIAGVAGALYAHMFSSIYANSFGIMKSTEAMVMVYLGGMGSLSGSVLAAVLFTLLIELLRFALPAMSDVAHMLPFVPDSFNISQEWKWVIIPLILILLMQFRPEGLLGNRELTDVFPKLKRLVSFGKQD
- a CDS encoding helix-turn-helix domain-containing protein; this encodes MSKSSAPSTGGLYDDKTQCPILHVFRRIGGKWKLPILWHLADQETVRYNELKRSVRGVTNMMLTKCLRELEDFGLVIRKQYNEVPPRVEYSLTERGKKLLPALGELYAWGREQLDFEKDAGILDAAGCACQSGAAQPFD
- a CDS encoding ABC transporter ATP-binding protein is translated as MLLEVENLYAGYGKIEALHGISFHVNKGEIVTLIGANGAGKSTTLKAVMRLTPPESPTVISGDIRFNGESILKTEPHHVVARLKMDLVPEGRHIFGNLTVSENLKLATWTRKDNNIQKDVDKVFELFPRLKERMHQRSDTLSGGEQQMLAVGRALMTNCSVLLLDEPSMGLSPLLMYDMFRTLKQLNSEGLTVVVVEQNARLALQVADRGYVLDTGAIVAEGTAAELADTPEIKAAYLGA